One genomic window of Ziziphus jujuba cultivar Dongzao chromosome 4, ASM3175591v1 includes the following:
- the LOC107403812 gene encoding LOW QUALITY PROTEIN: uncharacterized protein LOC107403812 (The sequence of the model RefSeq protein was modified relative to this genomic sequence to represent the inferred CDS: inserted 3 bases in 2 codons) encodes MVVENLLCDELLQEIFLKLPPSSSSSVSLVSKRWLYLYRASKTSLSLRLTPCNSTIPSLSSLLSHHPFLSSXPDPTAATVAKAFSDQLLLLVSSXVPSFHSLRFLAGPVSLSSLNSFSASCTYTSLGINLFRPLFLNWVVNFPSLKELSIWVCNEECLLDQANEVNMGYVLCSREDFDADLGLESLSLSGIRADDWGIGWLWRSCKKLKKPQLRSCDGIGDGGSFSSFLRCLQGIREVELRTCRSIVDGVLLKLAENCDSLNSLLVYDGGSREVLLRFFSQCSCKLQKFDLRLSLDLNNDHLLAVAVNFRMSGLLSQ; translated from the exons ATGGTGGTGGAGAACTTGCTCTGCGATGAACTCCTTCAAGAAATCTTTCTGAAACTACCACCGTCTTCGTCTTCTTCGGTCTCTTTGGTCTCCAAGCGTTGGCTCTACCTCTACCGTGCATCCAAGACTTCTCTTTCTCTCCGTCTTACCCCTTGCAATTCCACAATTCCTTCTCTGTCCTCCCTTCTCTCTCACCATCCTTTCCTCTCCT CTCCTGACCCCACCGCCGCCACCGTAGCCAAAGCTTTCTCCGATCAACTCCTTCTCTTAGTTTCCTC TGTTCCAAGCTTTCACAGCCTCAGGTTCTTGGCTGGCCCTGTCTCTCTTTCCTCTCTGAATTCTTTCTCTGCGTCATGTACCTACACCTCTCTCGGTATCAATCTCTTCAGGCCTCTTTTTCTCAACTGGGTTGTGAATTTCCCTTCCTTGAAAGAATTATCAATCTGGGTATGCAACGAGGAATGTCTTCTTGACCAGGCAAACGAGGTCAATATGGGATATGTGTTATGTTCAAGAGAGGATTTTGATGCCGATTTGGGTTTGGAGAGTCTCTCTTTATCAGGAATTCGAGCCGATGATTGGGGTATTGGTTGGTTATGGAGGAGCTGCAAGAAGCTGAAGAAACCGCAGCTGCGGAGCTGCGACGGTATCGGCGATGGAGGGTCGTTTTCGTCATTTCTCAGGTGCTTGCAGGGAATTCGAGAAGTTGAGCTCAGAACCTGTAGGAGCATAGTTGATGGGGTTTTGCTCAAATTGGCTGAGAATTGCGATTCTCTCAATTCTCTGCTTGTTTATGACGGAGGCAGTAGAGAAGTTCTGCTTAGGTTCTTCAGCCAATGCAGctgcaaattgcaaaaattcgATCTTCGATTGTCTCTGGACCTCAACAACGACCACCTCTTGGCTGTTGCAGTGAATTTCAGAATGTCGGGCCTCCTTTCACAGTaa
- the LOC107403819 gene encoding uncharacterized protein LOC107403819 isoform X2, with translation MAEREAPRTKQRPIVRLGIFFISHSLLFSVVCCTAGVLALLLLPVLAKNTYISENALMPGSGNPMLSSQDVPEANKLVKDVIALNSKSRGAGIERQRLIAQYMSDLGAEVNYHKFRPQAVQFHPLHFFSSPDSGITEQNVSCSSYGTNVVGIIRAPRGDGKEAIVLVTPYNSAKINQGEAFSLGIAYSVFSLLTRVTWLAKDIIWLVADSQHGEYAAVAAWLREYHTPVFTRLRTADAEICLEINNVHEVKESPIAERKIYDEFRRAGTMAAALVIKVVDKKEQFEDSLSIYAEASNGQMPNLDLINIVNYLAVHRQGLRAKVDKMWSVLDSKWLKILGELFESAGQVARSLNPQWKFGIPAADYVEGTATLASSLYNQALGVPTGPHGAFRDYQVDAITLEISSRASFDSKNRRNEFLLRCGRLIEGVIRSVNNLLEKFHQSFFLYLLTSPGKFVSVGVYMIAFALLVAPLPMVAASLYADANNLDSVQKDEPTSSTSVADEPGITLRSWKWINAAKKVFVVHLWGSVVSLFPYLIDQIPNCSPTRSFLLWVLFSTLSFLIMFVILASPFSHSFASPLHVGEWAILKSVTISVAFIGLCLMSVINFSTAEIGGLLIVPMCLLAHPLKLDLRDLSLKTFSRVSCNLVLGFIGFPPATFMILKGGFEGFSSIDVGDFWNWLESLWAWNSATYLFIEDQWHYFVC, from the exons ATGGCCGAAAGGGAAGCTCCGAGAACCAAACAACGACCCATCGTTCGTTTGGGTATCTTCTTCATCTCACACAGCCTCCTCTTCAG CGTTGTTTGCTGTACTGCTGGAGTTTTAGCTCTTTTGCTACTTCCGGTTCTTGCCAAGAACACTTACATATCCGAAAATGCCCTCATGCCAG GTTCTGGGAATCCCATGCTCTCCAGTCAGGATGTACCAGAGGCAAATAAATTGGTGAAGGACGTAATTGCTCTCAATTCCAAATCTCGAGGTGCAGGAAT AGAGAGGCAAAGACTGATAGCACAGTATATGTCAGACTTGGGTGCCGAAGTTAACTATCACAAGTTCCGGCCTCAAGCGGTTCAGTTTCATCCACTGCATTTTTTTTCTAGTCCAGATTCTGGAATAACTGAACAGAATGTCAGTTGTTCATCATATGGTACCAATGTTGTTGGAATAATAAGAGCACCACGTGGTGATGGGAAGGAAGCAATTGTCCTTGTAACACCTTACAATTCAGCGAAAATTAATCAGGGCGAGGCTTTTTCCTTGGGCATTGCATACTCGGTATTTTCCTTGCTCACCCGAGTCACTTGGCTGGCCAAGGATATTATTTGGCTGGTTGCTGATTCCCAGCATGGAGAATATGCAGCAGTTGCTGCATGGCTAAGAGAATATCACACACCAGTTTTTACCAGATTGCGCACAGCAGATGCAGAAATATGTCTTGAAATCAATAATGTGCATGAAGTGAAAGAGAGCCCAATTGCTGAAAGAAAGATATATGATGAATTTCGACGTGCTGGGACTATGGCTGCAGCCCTTGTCATTAAGGTTGTGGATAAAAAGGAACAATTTGAGGACAGCCTTAGCATCTATGCCGAGGCATCAAATGGGCAGATGCCAAACCTTGACCTCATCAATATTGTGAACTATTTAGCCGTACATAGGCAAGGGTTGCGGGCAAAGGTGGACAAGATGTGGTCTGTACTCGACTCCAAATGGCTAAAGATTTTGGGAGAATTATTTGAATCAGCAGGACAAGTGGCTAGATCCTTAAACCCCCAATGGAAATTTGGTATTCCAGCAGCTGATTATGTTGAAGGCACTGCTACGCTTGCAAGTTCATTGTATAACCAG GCTTTGGGTGTTCCCACTGGTCCACATGGTGCTTTTCGTGATTACCAAGTCGATGCAATAACTTTGGAAATTTCATCCAGAGCTTCTTTTGATAGCAAGAACAGGAGAAATGAGTTTCTTTTGAGATGTGGCCG GTTAATTGAAGGAGTCATACGCTCAGTAAACAACCTTCTCGAGAAGTTCCACCAGTCATTCTTTCTATACCTATTAACATCTCCTGGTAAATTTGTATCGGTAGGAGTCTACATGATTGCTTTTGCACTTCTTGTTGCACCGCTTCCTATGGTTGCAGCATCTCTCTATGCTGATGCTAACAACTTGGATTCTGTACAAAAAGATGAACCCACATCTTCAACCAGCGTTGCCGATGAGCCTGGCATTACTCTCAGATCATGGAAATGGATTAATGCTGCAAAGAAAGTTTTTGTTGTTCACTTGTGGGGTTCAGTTGTTTCATTATTCCCCTATTTAATCGATCAAATACCCAACTGCTCCCCAACGAGAAGCTTTCTTCTTTGGGTTCTGTTTTCAACGCTCAGCTTTTTAATCATGTTTGTGATTTTGGCTTCTCCATTTTCTCATTCTTTTGCATCACCACTTCATGTAGGGGAATGGGCTATCTTGAAATCAGTGACTATCTCAGTTGCCTTCATTGGTTTATGTCTCATGTCAGTCATTAACTTCTCTACAGCAGAAATTGGAGGTTTACTTATTGTCCCAATGTGTTTGCTGGCTCATCCCTTGAAGCTTGATCTTAGAGATCTGAGTTTAAAAACCTTTTCAAGAGTATCTTGTAATCTTGTTTTGGGGTTTATAGGATTTCCACCAGCAACATTTATGATTTTGAAAGGTGGATTTGAAGGTTTTAGCAGCATTGATGTTGGTGATTTCTGGAATTGGTTGGAGTCTCTTTGGGCTTGGAACAGTGCTACTTACCTTTTTATAG AGGATCAATGGCACTATTTTGTATGTTGA
- the LOC107403819 gene encoding uncharacterized protein LOC107403819 isoform X1 → MAEREAPRTKQRPIVRLGIFFISHSLLFSVVCCTAGVLALLLLPVLAKNTYISENALMPGSGNPMLSSQDVPEANKLVKDVIALNSKSRGAGIERQRLIAQYMSDLGAEVNYHKFRPQAVQFHPLHFFSSPDSGITEQNVSCSSYGTNVVGIIRAPRGDGKEAIVLVTPYNSAKINQGEAFSLGIAYSVFSLLTRVTWLAKDIIWLVADSQHGEYAAVAAWLREYHTPVFTRLRTADAEICLEINNVHEVKESPIAERKIYDEFRRAGTMAAALVIKVVDKKEQFEDSLSIYAEASNGQMPNLDLINIVNYLAVHRQGLRAKVDKMWSVLDSKWLKILGELFESAGQVARSLNPQWKFGIPAADYVEGTATLASSLYNQALGVPTGPHGAFRDYQVDAITLEISSRASFDSKNRRNEFLLRCGRLIEGVIRSVNNLLEKFHQSFFLYLLTSPGKFVSVGVYMIAFALLVAPLPMVAASLYADANNLDSVQKDEPTSSTSVADEPGITLRSWKWINAAKKVFVVHLWGSVVSLFPYLIDQIPNCSPTRSFLLWVLFSTLSFLIMFVILASPFSHSFASPLHVGEWAILKSVTISVAFIGLCLMSVINFSTAEIGGLLIVPMCLLAHPLKLDLRDLSLKTFSRVSCNLVLGFIGFPPATFMILKGGFEGFSSIDVGDFWNWLESLWAWNSATYLFIGMVHLPCWLLCVHILFHHC, encoded by the exons ATGGCCGAAAGGGAAGCTCCGAGAACCAAACAACGACCCATCGTTCGTTTGGGTATCTTCTTCATCTCACACAGCCTCCTCTTCAG CGTTGTTTGCTGTACTGCTGGAGTTTTAGCTCTTTTGCTACTTCCGGTTCTTGCCAAGAACACTTACATATCCGAAAATGCCCTCATGCCAG GTTCTGGGAATCCCATGCTCTCCAGTCAGGATGTACCAGAGGCAAATAAATTGGTGAAGGACGTAATTGCTCTCAATTCCAAATCTCGAGGTGCAGGAAT AGAGAGGCAAAGACTGATAGCACAGTATATGTCAGACTTGGGTGCCGAAGTTAACTATCACAAGTTCCGGCCTCAAGCGGTTCAGTTTCATCCACTGCATTTTTTTTCTAGTCCAGATTCTGGAATAACTGAACAGAATGTCAGTTGTTCATCATATGGTACCAATGTTGTTGGAATAATAAGAGCACCACGTGGTGATGGGAAGGAAGCAATTGTCCTTGTAACACCTTACAATTCAGCGAAAATTAATCAGGGCGAGGCTTTTTCCTTGGGCATTGCATACTCGGTATTTTCCTTGCTCACCCGAGTCACTTGGCTGGCCAAGGATATTATTTGGCTGGTTGCTGATTCCCAGCATGGAGAATATGCAGCAGTTGCTGCATGGCTAAGAGAATATCACACACCAGTTTTTACCAGATTGCGCACAGCAGATGCAGAAATATGTCTTGAAATCAATAATGTGCATGAAGTGAAAGAGAGCCCAATTGCTGAAAGAAAGATATATGATGAATTTCGACGTGCTGGGACTATGGCTGCAGCCCTTGTCATTAAGGTTGTGGATAAAAAGGAACAATTTGAGGACAGCCTTAGCATCTATGCCGAGGCATCAAATGGGCAGATGCCAAACCTTGACCTCATCAATATTGTGAACTATTTAGCCGTACATAGGCAAGGGTTGCGGGCAAAGGTGGACAAGATGTGGTCTGTACTCGACTCCAAATGGCTAAAGATTTTGGGAGAATTATTTGAATCAGCAGGACAAGTGGCTAGATCCTTAAACCCCCAATGGAAATTTGGTATTCCAGCAGCTGATTATGTTGAAGGCACTGCTACGCTTGCAAGTTCATTGTATAACCAG GCTTTGGGTGTTCCCACTGGTCCACATGGTGCTTTTCGTGATTACCAAGTCGATGCAATAACTTTGGAAATTTCATCCAGAGCTTCTTTTGATAGCAAGAACAGGAGAAATGAGTTTCTTTTGAGATGTGGCCG GTTAATTGAAGGAGTCATACGCTCAGTAAACAACCTTCTCGAGAAGTTCCACCAGTCATTCTTTCTATACCTATTAACATCTCCTGGTAAATTTGTATCGGTAGGAGTCTACATGATTGCTTTTGCACTTCTTGTTGCACCGCTTCCTATGGTTGCAGCATCTCTCTATGCTGATGCTAACAACTTGGATTCTGTACAAAAAGATGAACCCACATCTTCAACCAGCGTTGCCGATGAGCCTGGCATTACTCTCAGATCATGGAAATGGATTAATGCTGCAAAGAAAGTTTTTGTTGTTCACTTGTGGGGTTCAGTTGTTTCATTATTCCCCTATTTAATCGATCAAATACCCAACTGCTCCCCAACGAGAAGCTTTCTTCTTTGGGTTCTGTTTTCAACGCTCAGCTTTTTAATCATGTTTGTGATTTTGGCTTCTCCATTTTCTCATTCTTTTGCATCACCACTTCATGTAGGGGAATGGGCTATCTTGAAATCAGTGACTATCTCAGTTGCCTTCATTGGTTTATGTCTCATGTCAGTCATTAACTTCTCTACAGCAGAAATTGGAGGTTTACTTATTGTCCCAATGTGTTTGCTGGCTCATCCCTTGAAGCTTGATCTTAGAGATCTGAGTTTAAAAACCTTTTCAAGAGTATCTTGTAATCTTGTTTTGGGGTTTATAGGATTTCCACCAGCAACATTTATGATTTTGAAAGGTGGATTTGAAGGTTTTAGCAGCATTGATGTTGGTGATTTCTGGAATTGGTTGGAGTCTCTTTGGGCTTGGAACAGTGCTACTTACCTTTTTATAGGTATGGTTCACCTGCCATGCTGGTTATTATGCGTTCACATTTTATTTCATCATTGTTGA